In Cicer arietinum cultivar CDC Frontier isolate Library 1 chromosome 1, Cicar.CDCFrontier_v2.0, whole genome shotgun sequence, one DNA window encodes the following:
- the LOC101498658 gene encoding probable xyloglucan endotransglucosylase/hydrolase protein 23, with the protein MKMKSSIGFLLLYVTTLLVIASAGNFYQDMEITWGDNRAKILENGQFLSLSLDKASGSGFRSKNEYLFGKIDMQLKLVPGNSAGTVTTYYLSSQGSTHDEIDFEFLGNLSGDPYILHTNVFTQGKGNREQQFYLWFDPTKDFHTYSILWNPQSIIFSVDGTPIREFKNLESKGVGYPKNQAMRIYSSLWNADDWATRGGLVKTDWAQAPFTASYRNFNAQACVWTSSGSSCSSNKSPTSSSAQSWLRESLDSNGIAKIHWVQKNYMIYNYCTDTKRFPQGFPSECLA; encoded by the exons atgaaaatgaaaagttCTATTGGTTTTCTCCTCCTATATGTAACCACTTTATTAGTGATTGCATCCGCAGGTAACTTTTACCAAGACATGGAAATAACATGGGGTGATAATCGTGCTAAGATCCTTGAAAATGGACAATTTCTTAGCCTCTCTTTAGACAAAGCCTCTGGCTCTGGATTTCGTTCAAAAAATGAATACTTGTTTGGAAAAATTGATATGCAACTCAAACTTGTGCCTGGTAACTCTGCTGGCACCGTTACAACCTATTAT CTATCTTCTCAAGGGTCTACACATGACGAAATAGACTTTGAATTTCTTGGTAACTTAAGTGGTGATCCATATATTCTTCATACAAATGTATTCACACAAGGGAAAGGGAATAGAGAACAACAATTTTATTTGTGGTTCGACCCCACCAAGGATTTCCACACATATTCCATTCTTTGGAATCCTCAAAGCATCAT atTCTCTGTGGATGGAACACCAATAAGGGAGTTCAAGAATTTAGAATCAAAAGGGGTTGGTTATCCAAAGAACCAAGCAATGAGGATATACTCTAGTCTTTGGAATGCTGATGATTGGGCCACAAGAGGTGGGCTTGTGAAAACGGATTGGGCCCAAGCCCCATTCACTGCCTCATATAGAAACTTCAACGCACAAGCTTGTGTTTGGACTTCTTCAGGCTCTTCTTGTTCTTCCAACAAATCACCAACATCATCATCAGCCCAATCATGGTTGAGAGAGTCACTTGACTCAAATGGGATAGCCAAAATTCATTGGGTCCAAAAGAATTACATGATTTACAATTATTGCACTGATACTAAACGTTTCCCACAAGGTTTCCCTTCTGAATGTCTTGCTTGA
- the LOC101498984 gene encoding uncharacterized protein isoform X3 yields the protein MPGTIMVSVLELMDLPLSSSTSIRASMGKIEYQISDKGNFSFPLTSLRDDLIFKIHDSQENEISSAGIHIRLILEKGVWEDMFPIGGGKLHLKLQVILSDEERERIRMMRQSALKKKHDELHSSNQRGVEGDSGMIIGNAKLPFSTSDEVSESPKQHLQHEEAKLRNVALESLADDKESGTRNVVGSQLEQKLLNSNIADQIKKTSSTKPMSQPLNLIQLQHREDDGLQYSEKKAPPKRTPSNVKKMITAFESGLPKNATYIGTGTEGSKYEKVQDILESKTTTASNNNGDENSGGPFDQVIKAAIIIGFGLLVLLTRQRKKRRKEKNA from the exons ATGCCAGGAACCATCATGGTCTCAG tgcTGGAATTGATGGATCTTCCAttatcttcatcaacatctatAAGGG CTTCTATGGGGAAAATTGAGTACCAAATCAGTGACAAAGGAAACTTTTCCTT CCCCTTAACTAGCCTCCGTgatgatttgatttttaaaattcatgatTCTCAAGAGAATGAAATATCAAGTGCAG GAATACATATCAGGTTGATATTAGAGAAAGGTGTTTGGGAAGACATGTTTCCAATTGGGGGAGGAAAATTGCATTTGAAATTACAAGTCATACTCAGTGATGAAGAACGTGAAAGAATTCGTATGATG AGACAATCTGCATTAAAGAAAAAACATGATGAGCTTCATAGTAGCAATCAAAGAGGTGTAGAAGGTGACAGTGGCATGATTATTGGCAATGCAAAATTACCCTTCAGCACTAGTGATGAGGTCTCAG AATCACCAAAGCAACACCTTCAACATGAAGAAGCTAAACTCAGAAATGTTGCATTAGAAAGTCTTGCTGATGACAAAGAAAGTGGCACTAGAAATGTTGTTGGGAGTCAGCTTGAACAGAAACTGCTAAACTCA AACATTGCAGACCAAATTAAGAAGACCTCATCAACAAAACCCATGTCACAACCACTTAATCTCATTCAATTACAGCACAGAG AGGATGATGGTCTTCAATACTCTGAGAAAAAGGCTCCACCAAAGAGAACCCCTAGCAATGTGAAGAAAATGATAACTGCTTTTGAAAGTGGTCTCCCTAAG AATGCAACATATATTGGAACTGGAACTGAGGGGAGCAAGTATGAAAAAGTACAAGacattttagaatcaaaaaCCACTACTGCTTCTAATAATAATGGAGATGAAAATTCTGGAGGACCATTTGATCAG GTTATAAAAGCTGCAATCATTATAGGGTTTGGATTACTTGTTCTCCTTACCAGACAAAGAAAAAAGAG AAGGAAGGAGAAGAATGCCTGA
- the LOC101498984 gene encoding uncharacterized protein isoform X1 yields MPGTIMVSVLELMDLPLSSSTSIRASMGKIEYQISDKGNFSFPLTSLRDDLIFKIHDSQENEISSAGIHIRLILEKGVWEDMFPIGGGKLHLKLQVILSDEERERIRMMRQSALKKKHDELHSSNQRGVEGDSGMIIGNAKLPFSTSDEVSESPKQHLQHEEAKLRNVALESLADDKESGTRNVVGSQLEQKLLNSNIADQIKKTSSTKPMSQPLNLIQLQHREDDGLQYSEKKAPPKRTPSNVKKMITAFESGLPKDMRSHIKPPPTKYQVSPIEKEDSSEAQHLEQDKSLNKEPSGFLQERVKSASLVTKEESIGQIKLLNYAQPKNTMQLELSTTNTLNKQTDSNARNKDQVEETNNNEAYSKHHMMTTSIFETVTVSGKMPLKEEKRRGKAPEVSYETCTERDLDNKYYSFESSEAWIFPHESRRICVTTSGKSVMDILENEDTKHLSQQRSFDFPKVENKEKNATYIGTGTEGSKYEKVQDILESKTTTASNNNGDENSGGPFDQVIKAAIIIGFGLLVLLTRQRKKRRKEKNA; encoded by the exons ATGCCAGGAACCATCATGGTCTCAG tgcTGGAATTGATGGATCTTCCAttatcttcatcaacatctatAAGGG CTTCTATGGGGAAAATTGAGTACCAAATCAGTGACAAAGGAAACTTTTCCTT CCCCTTAACTAGCCTCCGTgatgatttgatttttaaaattcatgatTCTCAAGAGAATGAAATATCAAGTGCAG GAATACATATCAGGTTGATATTAGAGAAAGGTGTTTGGGAAGACATGTTTCCAATTGGGGGAGGAAAATTGCATTTGAAATTACAAGTCATACTCAGTGATGAAGAACGTGAAAGAATTCGTATGATG AGACAATCTGCATTAAAGAAAAAACATGATGAGCTTCATAGTAGCAATCAAAGAGGTGTAGAAGGTGACAGTGGCATGATTATTGGCAATGCAAAATTACCCTTCAGCACTAGTGATGAGGTCTCAG AATCACCAAAGCAACACCTTCAACATGAAGAAGCTAAACTCAGAAATGTTGCATTAGAAAGTCTTGCTGATGACAAAGAAAGTGGCACTAGAAATGTTGTTGGGAGTCAGCTTGAACAGAAACTGCTAAACTCA AACATTGCAGACCAAATTAAGAAGACCTCATCAACAAAACCCATGTCACAACCACTTAATCTCATTCAATTACAGCACAGAG AGGATGATGGTCTTCAATACTCTGAGAAAAAGGCTCCACCAAAGAGAACCCCTAGCAATGTGAAGAAAATGATAACTGCTTTTGAAAGTGGTCTCCCTAAG GATATGAGATCTCATATCAAACCCCCTCCAACAAAATATCAAGTGAGTCCAATTGAAAAGGAAGATTCTTCTGAGGCTCAGCACTTGGAGCAAGATAAGTCATTAAACAAAGAGCCAAGTGGCTTCTTACAAGAAAGGGTGAAAAGTGCTTCTCTGGTAACAAAGGAAGAAAGTATTGGGCAAATTAAGCTGCTTAATTATGCACAACCTAAGAACACCATGCAGTTAGAATTGAGCACCACAAATACACTGAACAAACAAACAGATTCAAATGCTAGAAATAAAGATCAAGTGGAAGAGACAAATAATAATGAAGCATATAGTAAACATCATATGATGACaacatctatatttgaaacagtTACAGTTTCAGGAAAAATGCCTTTGAAAGAAGAGAAAAGAAGGGGCAAAGCCCCTGAAGTTTCATATGAAACATGTACTGAGAGGGACTTAGATAACAAGTATTACTCTTTTGAGAGTTCTGAGGCTTGGATATTCCCACATGAATCCAGAAGGATATGTGTAACAACTAGTGGTAAGAGTGTAATGGATATATTGGAAAATGAGGATACAAAGCACTTAAGCCAACAAAGAAGTTTTGATTTCCCAAAAGTAGAAAATAAGGAAAAg AATGCAACATATATTGGAACTGGAACTGAGGGGAGCAAGTATGAAAAAGTACAAGacattttagaatcaaaaaCCACTACTGCTTCTAATAATAATGGAGATGAAAATTCTGGAGGACCATTTGATCAG GTTATAAAAGCTGCAATCATTATAGGGTTTGGATTACTTGTTCTCCTTACCAGACAAAGAAAAAAGAG AAGGAAGGAGAAGAATGCCTGA
- the LOC101498984 gene encoding uncharacterized protein isoform X2, producing MPGTIMVSVLELMDLPLSSSTSIRASMGKIEYQISDKGNFSFPLTSLRDDLIFKIHDSQENEISSAGIHIRLILEKGVWEDMFPIGGGKLHLKLQVILSDEERERIRMMRQSALKKKHDELHSSNQRGVEGDSGMIIGNAKLPFSTSDEVSESPKQHLQHEEAKLRNVALESLADDKESGTRNVVGSQLEQKLLNSNIADQIKKTSSTKPMSQPLNLIQLQHREDDGLQYSEKKAPPKRTPSNVKKMITAFESGLPKDMRSHIKPPPTKYQVSPIEKEDSSEAQHLEQDKSLNKEPSGFLQERVKSASLVTKEESIGQIKLLNYAQPKNTMQLELSTTNTLNKQTDSNARNKDQVEETNNNEAYSKHHMMTTSIFETVTVSGKMPLKEEKRRGKAPEVSYETCTERDLDNKYYSFESSEAWIFPHESRRICVTTSGKSVMDILENEDTKHLSQQRSFDFPKVENKEKNATYIGTGTEGSKYEKVQDILESKTTTASNNNGDENSGGPFDQVIKAAIIIGFGLLVLLTRQRKKRKEKNA from the exons ATGCCAGGAACCATCATGGTCTCAG tgcTGGAATTGATGGATCTTCCAttatcttcatcaacatctatAAGGG CTTCTATGGGGAAAATTGAGTACCAAATCAGTGACAAAGGAAACTTTTCCTT CCCCTTAACTAGCCTCCGTgatgatttgatttttaaaattcatgatTCTCAAGAGAATGAAATATCAAGTGCAG GAATACATATCAGGTTGATATTAGAGAAAGGTGTTTGGGAAGACATGTTTCCAATTGGGGGAGGAAAATTGCATTTGAAATTACAAGTCATACTCAGTGATGAAGAACGTGAAAGAATTCGTATGATG AGACAATCTGCATTAAAGAAAAAACATGATGAGCTTCATAGTAGCAATCAAAGAGGTGTAGAAGGTGACAGTGGCATGATTATTGGCAATGCAAAATTACCCTTCAGCACTAGTGATGAGGTCTCAG AATCACCAAAGCAACACCTTCAACATGAAGAAGCTAAACTCAGAAATGTTGCATTAGAAAGTCTTGCTGATGACAAAGAAAGTGGCACTAGAAATGTTGTTGGGAGTCAGCTTGAACAGAAACTGCTAAACTCA AACATTGCAGACCAAATTAAGAAGACCTCATCAACAAAACCCATGTCACAACCACTTAATCTCATTCAATTACAGCACAGAG AGGATGATGGTCTTCAATACTCTGAGAAAAAGGCTCCACCAAAGAGAACCCCTAGCAATGTGAAGAAAATGATAACTGCTTTTGAAAGTGGTCTCCCTAAG GATATGAGATCTCATATCAAACCCCCTCCAACAAAATATCAAGTGAGTCCAATTGAAAAGGAAGATTCTTCTGAGGCTCAGCACTTGGAGCAAGATAAGTCATTAAACAAAGAGCCAAGTGGCTTCTTACAAGAAAGGGTGAAAAGTGCTTCTCTGGTAACAAAGGAAGAAAGTATTGGGCAAATTAAGCTGCTTAATTATGCACAACCTAAGAACACCATGCAGTTAGAATTGAGCACCACAAATACACTGAACAAACAAACAGATTCAAATGCTAGAAATAAAGATCAAGTGGAAGAGACAAATAATAATGAAGCATATAGTAAACATCATATGATGACaacatctatatttgaaacagtTACAGTTTCAGGAAAAATGCCTTTGAAAGAAGAGAAAAGAAGGGGCAAAGCCCCTGAAGTTTCATATGAAACATGTACTGAGAGGGACTTAGATAACAAGTATTACTCTTTTGAGAGTTCTGAGGCTTGGATATTCCCACATGAATCCAGAAGGATATGTGTAACAACTAGTGGTAAGAGTGTAATGGATATATTGGAAAATGAGGATACAAAGCACTTAAGCCAACAAAGAAGTTTTGATTTCCCAAAAGTAGAAAATAAGGAAAAg AATGCAACATATATTGGAACTGGAACTGAGGGGAGCAAGTATGAAAAAGTACAAGacattttagaatcaaaaaCCACTACTGCTTCTAATAATAATGGAGATGAAAATTCTGGAGGACCATTTGATCAG GTTATAAAAGCTGCAATCATTATAGGGTTTGGATTACTTGTTCTCCTTACCAGACAAAGAAAAAAGAG GAAGGAGAAGAATGCCTGA